From Denitrovibrio acetiphilus DSM 12809, the proteins below share one genomic window:
- the mtnK gene encoding S-methyl-5-thioribose kinase, translating to MPYKQLDQDSVIEYIKSVPEMKQVFSSFDNLNVSEIGDGNLNFVYNVTNNEKPKETVIVKQAVPFLRIVGESWPLPKERMNFEIMALQHAAKYCPALVPEIYHASHEMCLIIMQNLTDHKVIRGEIIQGKYFPRLAEDTSTYMAENLFHTTDWFLDHKTKKELVGKFINVDLCKITEDFVFTNPYEKSDTNSFNPELTQENIDFIQKDSELKLAVAEMKYKFMNNAEALLHGDLHIGSIMANEDETYVIDPEFAFFGPIGFDIGAFIGNLIMAYFSHEHRQKLLGNEPYQYRKWLLDTVEATWELFEQKFDKLWADHQEKENLPYWQYEGGKEAAAEQRKRFIRKIFSDTVGFAACKMMRRILGLAKVADIADIEDLKERARIERMTLKMGKQMVINRDSYSSIQELTALAKELSPLV from the coding sequence ATGCCTTATAAACAATTAGATCAAGATAGCGTTATAGAGTACATCAAATCTGTACCTGAGATGAAGCAGGTCTTCTCCTCTTTCGACAATCTGAATGTAAGCGAGATCGGAGACGGAAACCTTAACTTCGTTTACAATGTAACAAATAATGAGAAGCCGAAAGAAACGGTTATCGTTAAACAGGCTGTTCCTTTCCTGAGGATTGTCGGCGAATCATGGCCTCTGCCGAAAGAACGCATGAATTTTGAGATTATGGCTTTGCAGCATGCAGCGAAATACTGCCCTGCCCTTGTGCCTGAAATATACCACGCCAGCCATGAGATGTGTCTCATTATAATGCAGAACCTCACTGATCATAAAGTTATCCGGGGCGAAATCATTCAGGGTAAGTATTTCCCTAGACTGGCAGAAGACACCTCAACCTACATGGCTGAAAACCTTTTCCACACCACTGACTGGTTCCTTGACCACAAAACTAAAAAAGAACTCGTGGGCAAATTTATAAATGTTGACCTCTGTAAAATCACCGAGGACTTTGTGTTCACAAATCCTTACGAAAAATCCGATACTAACTCCTTTAACCCGGAGCTCACTCAGGAAAATATAGATTTCATCCAGAAAGACAGTGAGCTAAAGCTGGCTGTCGCAGAGATGAAATATAAATTTATGAACAATGCCGAAGCTCTCCTGCACGGCGACCTGCACATCGGCAGCATAATGGCGAATGAAGATGAAACTTATGTTATAGACCCTGAGTTTGCCTTCTTCGGTCCGATAGGTTTCGACATCGGTGCATTTATTGGCAATCTGATCATGGCTTACTTCTCACACGAACACCGCCAGAAGCTTCTCGGCAACGAACCGTATCAATACCGAAAATGGCTTCTCGACACAGTTGAAGCTACATGGGAACTCTTCGAGCAGAAATTTGATAAGCTGTGGGCTGACCATCAGGAGAAAGAAAACCTCCCCTACTGGCAGTATGAAGGCGGTAAAGAAGCAGCAGCGGAGCAGCGTAAAAGATTTATCAGAAAGATATTCTCAGACACTGTCGGATTTGCAGCATGTAAAATGATGCGGCGGATACTCGGTCTGGCAAAAGTTGCTGATATCGCAGATATAGAAGACCTCAAAGAGCGTGCCCGCATCGAGCGCATGACTCTTAAAATGGGCAAACAGATGGTAATCAACAGGGACAGCTACAGCTCTATACAGGAGCTCACAGCCCTCGCAAAAGAGTTATCGCCTTTAGTCTGA
- a CDS encoding sugar ABC transporter ATP-binding protein: MKEKKPLVSLRNIGKSFGATRALDGVSFDFYPGEIFAMVGANGAGKSTLIKIICGYYPDYEGEITIAGENVKFSTPQDAYQKGIQTVHQIINQGVIPNMTVAENLALAHMLSPEQSFWYKPKEVSEVAREIADNMELDLDLNEEVENLSQSDRQLIAIARALAAKPKLLILDEPTSSISEKESERLFEMLLKLRDKGVSILYVSHRLHEIERIADRVGVIRDGKQGDLLIRPFNVKQIVTSMVGEIETHKRAAAETLADGEIKLEFRNLVVTENTPPINMKVMDGEILGITGLIGAGKSELAEVLFGIRKPISGQILIEGKEFEPKNIADAIKKGVHLVPEDRNNNAVIPENSISYNVTIPFLNMFSKLGIMHPGRENKITETMIKDIGIKCSSSDALIESLSGGNQQKVIVSRWLFKQSKVLILDEPFQGVDIRSRHDICKYLATSSGGRAVIVLAADLDEILEVADRIVVLNHGIIAGEQKYQDADRSTLLHWISRSPDEIHIGD, encoded by the coding sequence TTGAAAGAGAAAAAGCCACTGGTTTCATTAAGAAATATAGGCAAATCATTTGGAGCCACCAGAGCACTGGATGGAGTTTCTTTTGACTTCTACCCAGGTGAAATATTCGCCATGGTGGGAGCCAACGGTGCGGGTAAGTCCACACTGATAAAGATAATATGCGGTTATTACCCCGACTATGAAGGGGAGATAACCATAGCAGGCGAGAACGTAAAATTCTCAACCCCGCAGGATGCATACCAGAAAGGGATACAAACCGTCCATCAGATTATTAATCAGGGTGTAATCCCGAATATGACAGTTGCAGAAAATCTGGCACTGGCGCACATGCTGTCACCGGAGCAGTCCTTCTGGTACAAGCCAAAGGAAGTATCAGAGGTCGCCAGAGAAATTGCTGATAATATGGAGCTTGACCTGGACCTTAATGAAGAAGTGGAAAACCTCTCTCAGAGCGACCGTCAGCTTATAGCTATCGCAAGAGCACTGGCAGCAAAGCCAAAACTGCTTATTCTGGATGAACCCACATCATCTATCTCAGAGAAAGAGTCAGAAAGACTCTTCGAAATGCTTCTCAAGCTTCGGGACAAAGGGGTGTCTATCCTTTACGTATCACACAGACTTCACGAGATTGAGCGCATCGCAGACAGAGTAGGCGTCATCCGCGACGGGAAACAGGGGGATCTCCTTATACGCCCCTTTAATGTGAAGCAGATAGTCACCTCTATGGTCGGCGAAATAGAAACACACAAACGTGCAGCGGCAGAAACCCTTGCCGATGGTGAAATAAAGCTTGAGTTCAGAAACCTTGTGGTAACGGAAAACACTCCTCCGATAAACATGAAAGTTATGGACGGTGAAATACTTGGGATAACAGGTCTTATCGGCGCCGGGAAATCAGAACTTGCCGAGGTGCTCTTCGGCATCAGAAAACCGATATCCGGTCAGATATTGATCGAAGGGAAAGAGTTTGAACCGAAAAATATTGCTGACGCCATAAAAAAAGGTGTTCACCTTGTACCGGAAGACAGAAACAACAATGCGGTTATCCCTGAAAACAGCATCAGCTATAACGTCACAATACCTTTCCTGAACATGTTCTCCAAACTGGGGATAATGCACCCCGGCAGAGAAAACAAAATTACGGAAACAATGATAAAAGACATCGGCATAAAATGCAGCAGCAGCGATGCCCTTATAGAAAGCCTCTCCGGCGGAAACCAGCAAAAGGTTATCGTCTCCAGATGGCTTTTCAAACAGTCAAAAGTTCTCATACTAGATGAGCCTTTTCAGGGGGTGGACATCCGCTCCAGACACGACATATGTAAATATCTAGCCACATCATCCGGCGGGCGGGCAGTCATAGTGCTCGCTGCTGACCTGGACGAAATACTTGAAGTGGCAGACAGAATAGTAGTGCTTAACCATGGCATTATAGCTGGAGAACAGAAATATCAGGATGCAGACAGGTCAACTCTTCTGCACTGGATATCAAGGTCACCGGATGAAATACACATTGGGGATTAA
- a CDS encoding ABC transporter permease has product MERFTSFSIKYGFLIVMAVLFVAFGLVEPSFWQWSNLFSILLGVTIYGILALGVTFTLVIDGLDLSVGSNAAMSVMMASYSMVVLNLSGFAAFVICIMIGAAIGFLNGFLIVKVKVPDLLATLGMMFLVQGLQLIPSGGRSIGTGMILPNGDEAEGMFSDAFLYLGQGRLFDLIPIPVIFMLVLAFVVYIILNHTRWGRVFYAIGGNAEAARLVGANVNLYRMLAYIISGSISALGGILLAARVGRGDVSSGGGLLLDAVGAALIGYAVLGAKKPNPFGTIVGAIFVGMLLNGLTMLSMPYYIQDFIKGCVLVAALAFTFGLAKKK; this is encoded by the coding sequence ATGGAACGTTTCACATCTTTTTCTATTAAATACGGATTTCTCATTGTCATGGCAGTGCTCTTTGTGGCATTTGGTCTGGTAGAGCCGTCCTTCTGGCAATGGTCAAATCTCTTCTCTATACTCCTCGGGGTAACAATATACGGGATATTGGCGCTCGGAGTAACTTTTACTCTGGTCATAGACGGGCTTGACCTCTCTGTCGGCTCAAACGCAGCCATGTCTGTCATGATGGCGTCATACTCTATGGTTGTTCTTAACCTCAGCGGTTTCGCGGCATTTGTTATCTGCATCATGATCGGTGCGGCAATAGGGTTTCTGAACGGATTTCTTATCGTTAAAGTTAAAGTACCCGATCTTCTTGCCACGCTGGGAATGATGTTCCTTGTGCAGGGACTTCAGCTTATCCCGTCAGGCGGACGTTCCATAGGTACAGGGATGATCCTTCCGAACGGTGACGAGGCAGAGGGGATGTTCAGCGATGCATTTCTTTATCTCGGTCAGGGACGTCTTTTCGACCTGATCCCTATCCCCGTTATTTTCATGCTCGTTCTCGCATTTGTTGTATACATAATCCTGAACCACACCAGATGGGGGCGTGTATTTTATGCCATAGGCGGAAACGCTGAAGCAGCAAGGCTTGTAGGTGCAAATGTAAACCTCTACAGAATGCTCGCTTATATAATTTCAGGTTCAATAAGCGCCCTCGGCGGTATACTCCTCGCTGCCAGAGTCGGACGGGGTGATGTTTCATCAGGCGGCGGGCTCCTTCTGGATGCTGTCGGTGCGGCTCTGATAGGCTATGCTGTGCTCGGCGCTAAAAAACCCAACCCTTTCGGCACTATCGTAGGTGCAATATTCGTTGGTATGCTCCTGAACGGTCTTACTATGCTCAGTATGCCGTATTATATTCAGGATTTTATAAAAGGGTGCGTGCTCGTTGCAGCGCTTGCCTTCACTTTTGGTCTTGCGAAAAAGAAATAA